In one Moritella sp. 5 genomic region, the following are encoded:
- a CDS encoding cupin domain-containing protein, which produces MYKLNLDIADFMENYWQKKPLLIKAGFKDFIDPISPDEIAGLAMEEEITSRMVSREDGKWEAKCGPFTDFERMEAPGAAILVQAINHWHDPSAELANTFNFIPSWRFDDLMVSYSTDTGGVGPHIDRYCVFIIQGLGKRHWRVGAQDMNPQEFAANGALKHCEAFDAVIDTVLEPGDILYIPPYAPHEGYAVGEAINYSVGFRAQDQKELLNDFGDYLLQQDKEFVRYSDPKLQPRAQHGSIESGEVQGLTDIMTSLMADKSVMHDFLGRHYSESAHELDLVAPEGGYIADYAIVVDEIGMESYLRKVNGLKTLYFPEMPTSCFIDGERYDFDASIAASVQTLCNTTEQSAKELEVLMEDKVFGQLLIEWVNLGYWHFE; this is translated from the coding sequence ATGTATAAATTAAATCTTGATATTGCTGATTTCATGGAAAATTATTGGCAGAAAAAACCACTGTTAATTAAAGCGGGATTCAAGGATTTTATCGATCCAATCAGCCCGGATGAAATTGCTGGTTTAGCGATGGAAGAAGAGATTACGTCACGTATGGTTTCACGTGAAGATGGTAAGTGGGAAGCTAAATGCGGTCCGTTTACTGACTTTGAGCGTATGGAAGCACCGGGCGCCGCTATCTTAGTACAAGCGATTAATCACTGGCATGATCCTTCCGCTGAATTAGCAAATACCTTTAATTTTATTCCTAGCTGGCGCTTTGATGATCTGATGGTTTCTTATAGCACAGATACAGGTGGTGTAGGTCCGCATATCGATCGTTACTGTGTATTCATCATTCAAGGTCTAGGAAAGCGTCACTGGCGTGTTGGCGCTCAGGATATGAATCCTCAAGAGTTTGCTGCAAACGGCGCGTTGAAGCATTGTGAAGCGTTTGATGCCGTTATTGATACGGTATTAGAACCAGGTGATATTTTATATATCCCACCTTATGCACCGCATGAAGGTTATGCTGTTGGCGAAGCGATTAACTACTCTGTTGGTTTCCGTGCACAAGACCAGAAAGAACTGTTAAATGACTTTGGTGATTACCTATTACAACAGGACAAAGAGTTTGTTCGTTATAGCGATCCTAAGTTACAACCACGTGCACAGCATGGTTCTATCGAATCTGGTGAAGTGCAAGGTTTAACAGATATCATGACATCGTTAATGGCTGATAAAAGCGTTATGCATGATTTCCTTGGCCGTCATTACAGTGAATCTGCGCACGAATTAGATTTAGTAGCACCTGAAGGTGGTTACATTGCAGATTACGCGATTGTAGTAGATGAAATTGGCATGGAATCTTACTTACGTAAAGTGAATGGATTGAAGACATTATACTTCCCTGAAATGCCAACGAGTTGCTTTATTGATGGTGAGCGTTATGACTTTGACGCAAGCATTGCTGCAAGTGTACAGACGTTATGTAACACTACTGAGCAGTCAGCAAAAGAACTTGAAGTATTAATGGAAGATAAAGTATTTGGTCAACTGTTGATTGAATGGGTTAACTTAGGTTACTGGCACTTCGAGTAA
- the ccmE gene encoding cytochrome c maturation protein CcmE: MNPRRKKRLSIALVIIIGLGSMTGLVLYALKQNIDLFYTPTQLVEGLGEDKVKPEIGQRLRIGGLVMPGTVKRNMEDLKVSFVLSDDRGGLVTLEYEGILPDLFREGQGIVAQGVLKSANVISASEVLAKHDEEYMPPEVAEAIKGIKHMKPEYGNETK, encoded by the coding sequence ATGAATCCAAGACGTAAAAAACGCTTATCTATTGCTCTGGTGATTATCATTGGTTTAGGTAGTATGACAGGCCTTGTTCTATACGCATTAAAACAGAACATTGATTTATTTTACACGCCGACTCAACTTGTTGAAGGCTTAGGTGAAGATAAGGTCAAGCCTGAAATCGGTCAGCGTTTACGTATTGGTGGCTTAGTAATGCCTGGCACTGTTAAACGTAATATGGAAGATCTTAAAGTTAGCTTTGTCTTAAGTGATGACAGAGGTGGCTTGGTTACACTGGAATACGAAGGTATTTTGCCCGATTTATTCCGTGAAGGGCAAGGGATTGTTGCACAAGGTGTACTAAAGTCCGCGAATGTGATTAGCGCGTCTGAAGTACTTGCTAAACATGACGAAGAATATATGCCACCCGAAGTTGCTGAAGCAATTAAAGGCATTAAGCATATGAAACCTGAATACGGTAACGAAACTAAATAA
- a CDS encoding cytochrome c-type biogenesis protein translates to MKKLFVLMTLMLSFSVAAVIDVYDFETEEQEALFRTLTAELRCPKCQNNNLADSNASIAQDMRQKTYNMVVDGKEEDEIVTYWIDRFGNFVLYKPPVTLGTAILWVGPGLFILFGGLIIVRNSRRKVSVKTDDRDEELSSAEKDRLAKILKDSEK, encoded by the coding sequence ATGAAAAAATTATTCGTATTAATGACTTTAATGCTCAGTTTCAGTGTTGCTGCGGTTATTGATGTCTATGACTTTGAGACTGAAGAGCAAGAAGCCTTGTTTAGAACATTAACGGCAGAGTTACGCTGTCCTAAATGTCAAAATAATAACCTTGCGGACTCGAATGCCTCGATTGCTCAAGACATGCGTCAAAAAACTTACAACATGGTTGTTGATGGTAAGGAAGAAGATGAGATTGTTACTTATTGGATTGACCGATTTGGCAACTTTGTTCTCTATAAGCCGCCAGTAACTTTAGGTACTGCCATTTTATGGGTTGGTCCAGGTTTGTTTATACTATTTGGTGGTCTGATTATTGTTCGTAACAGCCGTCGTAAAGTCAGCGTTAAAACGGATGACCGCGACGAAGAGTTATCGAGTGCGGAGAAAGACCGTTTGGCCAAAATTTTAAAGGATAGCGAGAAATAG
- a CDS encoding DsbE family thiol:disulfide interchange protein produces the protein MTNDVKKKKQLMTRLIPLIVFLCVSIFLYIGLFRDATVLESTFIGRPVPEFALNDLVEPELQHDKSVLSGKPMLLNVWATWCPTCYSEHKYLNELAEDGVYIVGMNYKDERKKALKWLDELDNPYKISLYDPDGMLGLDLGVYGAPETFFIDSKGIIQYKHVGDINPRNWNGELKAVYEQLK, from the coding sequence ATGACTAATGATGTGAAAAAAAAGAAACAGTTAATGACACGACTAATACCCTTAATCGTATTTTTATGTGTGTCTATATTCCTTTACATTGGCTTATTTCGTGACGCTACCGTTTTAGAGTCGACCTTTATTGGTCGACCTGTTCCTGAGTTTGCATTAAACGATTTAGTTGAACCTGAGTTACAGCATGATAAAAGCGTGCTGTCAGGTAAACCTATGCTGTTAAACGTATGGGCAACGTGGTGTCCAACGTGTTACTCAGAGCATAAGTACTTAAATGAACTGGCTGAAGACGGTGTTTATATTGTTGGAATGAATTATAAAGACGAGCGTAAAAAAGCGTTGAAATGGTTAGACGAGTTAGATAATCCATACAAGATCAGTCTTTATGATCCTGATGGCATGCTTGGCCTTGATCTGGGTGTTTATGGCGCGCCTGAAACCTTTTTCATCGACAGCAAAGGCATTATCCAATATAAGCACGTAGGTGACATTAACCCGCGTAATTGGAATGGTGAATTGAAAGCTGTTTATGAGCAATTGAAATAA
- a CDS encoding patatin family protein produces MPGKHHYYSAIRSQENRDYSINKSNSIALVVEGGGQKGIFTAGVLDAFLKEKFNPFSLLIGTSAGALNLASYICGQYRHAYRVITEATMHKDFFNMRSFLFDHKGMDLDWLIEQTKTKIPLDWNRGDENMKNREVLVAATQADNNQVDYFDLFGAGWELALKASCSIPGIYNTPATLNKYHWLDGGVQAPIPLEEVHRRGYKHIVVIRTAPPEVKSEHKFLAKLTPYIKNSKTKEIVNNLIDHEESYIRAQMFLESPPEDVSIYELHPTQLLKSKLIGSKKTSLDYDYQQGLDCGRQFLQSYQGIDMY; encoded by the coding sequence ATGCCAGGTAAGCACCACTACTATTCAGCAATTCGTTCCCAAGAAAACCGAGATTACAGTATTAATAAATCCAATTCCATTGCGCTTGTTGTCGAAGGTGGCGGTCAAAAAGGTATTTTCACTGCGGGGGTGCTAGATGCTTTTCTTAAAGAAAAATTTAATCCGTTTTCATTATTAATTGGTACATCGGCAGGCGCATTAAATCTTGCCTCCTATATTTGTGGACAATATCGACACGCCTATCGTGTGATTACAGAAGCCACAATGCATAAAGACTTCTTTAACATGCGCTCTTTTTTATTCGATCATAAAGGTATGGATCTTGATTGGTTGATTGAACAAACAAAAACAAAGATACCGCTTGATTGGAACCGTGGTGATGAAAACATGAAAAACCGTGAAGTGTTAGTAGCGGCGACTCAAGCAGATAATAACCAGGTGGATTATTTTGACTTATTTGGGGCTGGCTGGGAGCTGGCATTAAAAGCAAGTTGTTCTATTCCAGGCATTTATAATACGCCTGCCACACTCAATAAATATCACTGGTTAGATGGTGGTGTGCAGGCGCCAATACCTTTAGAAGAGGTACATAGACGAGGCTATAAGCATATTGTTGTGATTAGAACTGCTCCGCCAGAGGTCAAAAGTGAACATAAATTTTTAGCTAAGTTAACACCGTATATTAAAAATTCAAAAACCAAAGAGATAGTGAATAACTTAATCGATCATGAAGAATCGTATATCAGAGCTCAGATGTTTTTAGAGAGTCCACCAGAAGATGTTTCCATATACGAACTGCATCCAACTCAGTTATTAAAATCAAAATTGATTGGTAGCAAAAAGACATCGCTTGATTATGATTATCAACAAGGACTTGATTGTGGTCGGCAATTTTTACAATCTTACCAAGGGATTGATATGTACTAA
- a CDS encoding heme lyase CcmF/NrfE family subunit — protein sequence MIPEIGHFSLIVATALSFLLAIYPLIGAKINHPGMINSAKPLAIMQFLLMSLSFAVLAYSFATDDFSVGYVATNSNSLLPIQYKISAVWGGHEGSLLLWSLTLAIWTAAVAVFSRGIPKVALARVLSVMGMIAIGFNLFILLTSNPFDRTLPYLPLDGNDLNPLLQDVGLIFHPPMLYMGYVGFSVAFSFAIAALMAGRLDSAWARWSRPWTLVAWVFLTAGIALGSWWAYYELGWGGWWFWDPVENSSFMPWLAGTALIHSLAVSEKRGVFKSWTVLLSIAAFSLSLLGTFLVRSGVLVSVHAFASDPARGLFILAFLIAVVGGSLLLFAVKGSEIKSRGKYGLFSRETFLLVNNVLLIAALLVVLIGTLLPLVHKELGMGSISIGVPFFNNIFFYMIIPFAIALGVAPLLRWKKQEADLRPLFKQLAVIAVASIVLAVALPAIFADKIKIVAVIGFALAFWVIITSALEVYIRATHRHSFASGVVKLGRSHWAMVLGHVGLAMMLIGISATQNYKIEKDLRMLPGDEVVFADYLFEFERIAESNGANYEGYEAVFKVSKNGKFETVLRAEKRNYLAQRGMPMTEAAIDWGITRDLYIALGEQLKDDSWAIRIYYEPFIRFIWWGGLVMAIGGLLAVSDRRYRFVNKRVAKAQ from the coding sequence ATGATTCCTGAGATAGGACATTTTAGTTTAATTGTAGCGACGGCGTTGTCGTTCTTGCTGGCAATTTATCCACTTATAGGCGCAAAGATTAATCATCCTGGTATGATTAATAGTGCTAAACCATTAGCCATTATGCAATTTTTGCTAATGAGTCTTTCATTTGCTGTTTTAGCTTACTCATTCGCGACTGATGATTTTTCAGTCGGTTATGTTGCAACTAACTCAAATTCATTATTACCGATACAGTATAAAATATCTGCTGTGTGGGGCGGTCATGAAGGGTCATTATTACTTTGGTCTTTAACGTTAGCTATTTGGACTGCTGCTGTGGCCGTGTTTAGCCGTGGTATTCCGAAGGTTGCACTCGCTCGCGTGCTTTCTGTGATGGGTATGATTGCGATTGGTTTTAACTTGTTTATTTTGTTAACGTCAAATCCATTTGATCGAACTTTGCCTTACTTACCGCTCGATGGTAATGACTTAAATCCATTGCTCCAAGATGTTGGCCTGATTTTCCATCCACCGATGTTATACATGGGTTATGTTGGCTTCTCTGTTGCTTTTTCTTTTGCGATTGCGGCATTGATGGCTGGTCGTCTTGATTCGGCATGGGCGCGTTGGTCTCGTCCTTGGACATTAGTTGCTTGGGTATTTCTAACTGCTGGTATCGCATTGGGTAGTTGGTGGGCTTATTATGAACTCGGCTGGGGCGGTTGGTGGTTCTGGGATCCAGTAGAAAATTCATCATTTATGCCTTGGCTTGCAGGTACTGCGTTGATTCACTCACTTGCTGTAAGTGAAAAGCGTGGTGTGTTTAAATCATGGACTGTACTATTATCAATTGCGGCCTTTAGCTTGAGTCTATTAGGTACTTTCTTAGTACGCTCTGGTGTATTGGTATCTGTGCATGCATTTGCGTCAGATCCTGCGCGTGGTTTGTTTATTTTAGCCTTCTTAATTGCGGTTGTTGGTGGTTCATTACTGCTTTTCGCAGTAAAAGGTTCAGAGATTAAGAGTCGTGGTAAATACGGTCTGTTTTCTCGTGAAACTTTCTTGTTGGTGAATAACGTATTATTAATTGCAGCGCTATTAGTTGTACTGATTGGTACTTTGTTACCACTGGTACATAAAGAGCTGGGTATGGGTTCGATTTCAATCGGTGTACCATTCTTTAATAATATTTTCTTCTACATGATAATTCCGTTTGCAATTGCCTTGGGTGTTGCTCCGTTATTACGTTGGAAGAAACAAGAAGCAGATTTACGTCCACTGTTTAAACAGTTAGCGGTAATTGCGGTAGCGAGTATCGTGTTAGCCGTTGCGTTACCGGCAATCTTTGCGGACAAAATTAAGATTGTTGCTGTTATTGGTTTTGCATTAGCTTTTTGGGTGATTATCACCAGTGCGCTAGAAGTGTATATCCGTGCAACGCATCGCCATAGTTTTGCGTCTGGTGTGGTCAAACTAGGTCGTAGCCATTGGGCGATGGTACTTGGCCACGTTGGTCTAGCGATGATGCTGATTGGTATTTCTGCAACTCAGAATTACAAAATCGAAAAAGACTTACGTATGCTACCGGGCGATGAAGTTGTCTTTGCGGATTACTTATTCGAGTTCGAGCGTATTGCTGAATCAAATGGCGCGAACTACGAAGGCTATGAAGCGGTATTTAAGGTCAGTAAAAACGGTAAGTTTGAAACGGTATTACGCGCAGAGAAACGTAACTACTTAGCTCAGCGTGGTATGCCAATGACTGAAGCCGCGATTGATTGGGGTATAACTCGTGACCTTTATATCGCATTGGGTGAACAGTTAAAAGATGACTCATGGGCAATTCGTATCTATTACGAACCCTTCATTCGTTTCATCTGGTGGGGTGGCTTAGTCATGGCTATCGGTGGTTTATTAGCTGTATCTGATCGACGTTACCGTTTTGTGAATAAACGTGTAGCGAAAGCGCAATAA
- the ccmI gene encoding c-type cytochrome biogenesis protein CcmI yields the protein MLLFWIVSIVLVIVAALAFVIPVTGKSKLTGATRDQLNKDLYKSRISELVDDEDQGLLDKSEEFIDEMQRGLLDDVLDEKVAKVNAANSPFIWLAGVVFLVVFSVSMYLTLGARDKVANWEDVYSRLPELTNRVMNEGDIVTDQEISDFKLALTTKMIEEPDNEFGWLLLGRLNVALGDPNAAFIAMDRAYKLAPMNTSIVTGYAQALMLSDDPDKNNLARKILMGLKKEKPGDIEVLSTSAFMALENQDYLGAIEQWQRMLPLLAGQPDRIEMIKGSIEYARKQIEAKGGTAPAIADTATDSRPAAPANEAAAGNEQVTITITSDQAKLKGYLYIYVQAAAGPKAPLAVKRITNPTFPLTISLSDSDAMMAQMKMSQFPSIKVSAKLSQDENVMTKDDDINSNIVIVNEGDSRSVTLNFSR from the coding sequence ATGTTGTTATTTTGGATAGTAAGTATTGTATTGGTGATCGTTGCCGCGCTGGCATTTGTTATCCCTGTTACGGGTAAGAGCAAATTAACTGGCGCGACACGAGACCAATTAAACAAAGACCTTTATAAAAGTCGAATTAGTGAATTGGTCGACGATGAAGATCAAGGTTTGTTAGACAAAAGCGAAGAGTTTATTGATGAAATGCAACGTGGTCTATTGGACGACGTTCTTGATGAGAAAGTGGCAAAAGTAAATGCAGCTAACTCACCATTCATCTGGCTTGCTGGTGTTGTGTTTTTAGTTGTTTTCTCTGTGTCGATGTATCTGACATTAGGTGCACGTGACAAGGTAGCTAACTGGGAAGATGTATATTCACGTTTACCTGAGCTAACAAATCGCGTAATGAATGAAGGTGATATAGTTACTGATCAAGAGATCTCAGACTTTAAGCTAGCATTGACTACTAAGATGATAGAAGAGCCGGACAATGAATTTGGTTGGTTATTATTGGGGCGCTTAAACGTTGCTTTAGGTGATCCAAACGCGGCATTCATTGCGATGGACCGTGCGTATAAACTCGCACCGATGAACACATCTATTGTGACAGGTTATGCGCAAGCATTAATGCTGAGTGATGATCCAGATAAAAATAACTTAGCACGTAAAATATTGATGGGTCTGAAAAAAGAAAAGCCTGGTGATATCGAAGTATTATCTACGTCTGCGTTCATGGCGTTAGAAAACCAAGATTACCTTGGCGCAATCGAGCAATGGCAACGTATGTTACCGTTACTTGCTGGTCAACCAGATCGTATCGAGATGATTAAAGGTAGTATTGAATACGCAAGAAAACAGATTGAAGCGAAAGGTGGTACAGCTCCAGCTATTGCTGATACTGCAACTGATAGCCGACCTGCAGCACCCGCAAATGAAGCCGCGGCGGGTAATGAGCAAGTGACGATCACTATCACTTCTGACCAAGCGAAGCTTAAAGGTTACTTGTATATTTACGTGCAAGCGGCAGCTGGTCCTAAAGCGCCACTGGCTGTTAAACGTATCACGAACCCAACATTCCCATTAACTATCTCATTATCAGATAGTGATGCGATGATGGCGCAAATGAAGATGTCACAATTCCCATCGATTAAAGTGAGCGCGAAGCTTTCTCAAGATGAGAATGTGATGACGAAAGATGATGACATCAATAGTAATATTGTGATTGTTAATGAAGGCGATTCACGTTCAGTGACGCTTAATTTTAGTCGTTAA
- the ccmD gene encoding heme exporter protein CcmD, producing the protein MQFDSFSAFLAMGGYGFYVWLAVAFSVLTLGALTVSTIVKRRQIINEIKNKHQRIQRMRAAEKMENTL; encoded by the coding sequence ATGCAATTTGATAGCTTTTCTGCTTTTTTAGCGATGGGTGGTTACGGCTTTTATGTCTGGCTAGCTGTAGCTTTTAGCGTATTGACCTTAGGCGCATTAACGGTAAGTACTATTGTCAAACGTCGCCAAATTATTAACGAAATTAAAAATAAGCATCAACGTATTCAGCGAATGCGTGCAGCTGAAAAAATGGAGAATACTCTATGA